The following proteins are co-located in the Streptomyces bottropensis ATCC 25435 genome:
- a CDS encoding amidohydrolase family protein: MSGHPSDVPVGEEVGEIRRFAEALGLPGLIDVHTHFMPERVLRKVWEYFDALGPLTGGMEWPITYRQKETERADLLRAFGVRAFTSMLYPHKPGMARWLNGWAAGFARRTPDCLHTATLYPEPDTAAYVREAVEAGARVFKAHVQVGAYDPADQLLDQAWGLLAEAGVPVVIHCGSGPAPGTYTGPGPITRVLARHPRLRLVVAHMGMPEYEEFFGLAERYGEVRFDTTMAFTDFSEGFMPFPRRALPRLAALGDRVLLGSDFPNIPYPYLHQLHALERLGLGEQWLRAVCHDNAAELFGL, encoded by the coding sequence ATGAGTGGTCATCCCAGTGACGTGCCCGTGGGCGAGGAGGTCGGAGAGATCCGCCGGTTCGCCGAGGCACTCGGTCTGCCCGGTCTGATCGACGTCCATACGCACTTCATGCCCGAGCGCGTGCTGCGCAAGGTGTGGGAGTACTTCGACGCGCTCGGACCGCTGACCGGCGGAATGGAGTGGCCGATCACCTACCGCCAGAAGGAGACGGAACGGGCGGACCTGCTCCGGGCCTTCGGCGTGCGGGCCTTCACCTCGATGCTCTACCCGCACAAGCCGGGCATGGCCCGCTGGTTGAACGGCTGGGCGGCCGGCTTCGCCCGCCGCACCCCCGACTGTCTGCACACCGCCACCCTCTACCCCGAGCCGGACACCGCCGCGTACGTCCGGGAGGCCGTCGAGGCGGGAGCGCGCGTCTTCAAGGCGCACGTACAGGTGGGGGCGTACGACCCGGCCGACCAACTCCTCGACCAGGCATGGGGGTTGCTGGCCGAGGCCGGTGTCCCCGTGGTCATCCACTGTGGCTCCGGGCCCGCGCCCGGCACGTACACCGGTCCCGGGCCCATCACGCGCGTACTGGCGCGCCATCCCCGGCTCCGGCTGGTCGTCGCGCACATGGGGATGCCCGAGTACGAGGAGTTCTTCGGCCTCGCCGAGCGGTACGGGGAGGTGCGGTTCGACACGACGATGGCGTTCACCGACTTCAGCGAGGGGTTCATGCCGTTCCCCCGCCGGGCCCTGCCACGGCTGGCCGCCCTCGGTGACCGGGTCCTGCTCGGCTCCGACTTCCCCAACATCCCCTACCCGTACCTCCACCAGCTGCACGCCCTGGAGCGCCTGGGCCTGGGGGAGCAGTGGCTGCGGGCGGTGTGCCACGACAACGCGGCAGAGCTGTTCGGGCTGTGA
- a CDS encoding ArsR/SmtB family transcription factor, whose translation MADDLFKALADPTRRTILDELTEKSGQTLFEICSRLTMKHGLNSSRQAISQHLAVLEAAGLVETRREGRYKFHDLNTAPLRQITERWLMPDPSGPQESTS comes from the coding sequence GTGGCCGACGACCTGTTCAAAGCCCTGGCCGACCCCACCCGCCGGACCATCCTCGACGAGCTGACCGAGAAGTCCGGACAGACACTGTTCGAGATCTGTTCGCGGCTGACCATGAAGCACGGGCTCAACAGCTCGCGCCAGGCGATCTCCCAGCACCTCGCCGTGCTGGAGGCCGCCGGGCTCGTCGAGACCAGGCGGGAGGGCCGCTACAAGTTCCACGACCTGAACACCGCCCCGCTGCGGCAGATCACCGAGCGGTGGCTCATGCCCGACCCCTCCGGACCGCAGGAGAGCACCTCATGA
- a CDS encoding VOC family protein: MKIRLTSVFVDDQAKAEHFYTEILGFVKKHDVPLGEKDRWLTVVSPDEPDGTELLLEPAGHPAVRPYRDALVGDGIPLAQFAVDDVRAEYERLRGLGVRFTQEPLEMGPVTTAVLDDTCGNLIQIATQPQ; this comes from the coding sequence ATGAAGATCCGTCTGACCAGTGTCTTCGTCGACGACCAGGCCAAGGCCGAGCACTTCTACACCGAGATCCTCGGCTTCGTGAAGAAGCACGACGTCCCGCTGGGGGAGAAGGACCGCTGGCTGACCGTCGTCTCGCCGGACGAGCCCGACGGCACCGAACTGCTCCTGGAGCCCGCCGGGCATCCGGCCGTGAGGCCCTACCGCGACGCACTCGTCGGGGACGGCATCCCGCTCGCCCAGTTCGCCGTCGACGACGTGCGGGCGGAGTACGAGCGCCTGCGTGGCCTGGGTGTGCGTTTCACCCAGGAGCCGCTGGAGATGGGCCCCGTCACCACCGCCGTCCTCGACGACACCTGCGGCAACCTCATCCAGATCGCGACCCAGCCGCAGTAG
- a CDS encoding DNA alkylation repair protein — translation MAELATLDDPKARVVNERHGDDHGVNLGSLRALAKRLRTQQDLACRLWATGDGAARLLALLICRPKAFGRDELDSMLREARTPKVHDWLVNYVVKKSPHAEELRLAWCADPDPVVASAGWALTTERVAKRPEGLDLPGLLDVIEARMKAAPGRLQWAMNHCLAQIGIEHAEHRARAIDIGERLEVLRDHPTSPGCTSPFAPTWIAEMVRRRQAT, via the coding sequence ATGGCCGAGCTGGCCACGCTCGACGACCCGAAGGCGCGCGTGGTCAACGAGCGGCACGGCGACGACCACGGTGTGAACCTCGGCAGTCTGCGGGCCCTCGCGAAGCGGCTCAGGACGCAACAGGACCTCGCGTGCCGGCTGTGGGCGACGGGGGACGGCGCGGCGAGGCTGCTGGCGCTCCTGATCTGCCGCCCGAAGGCGTTCGGGCGGGACGAGCTGGACTCCATGCTGCGCGAGGCGCGCACCCCCAAGGTGCACGACTGGCTCGTGAACTACGTGGTGAAGAAGAGCCCGCACGCCGAGGAACTCCGCCTGGCGTGGTGTGCCGATCCGGACCCCGTGGTCGCGAGCGCCGGCTGGGCGCTCACCACCGAACGGGTGGCGAAGAGGCCCGAGGGCCTCGACCTCCCCGGGCTGCTCGACGTCATCGAGGCACGGATGAAGGCCGCCCCGGGCCGCCTGCAATGGGCGATGAACCACTGCCTCGCGCAGATCGGCATCGAACACGCCGAGCACCGAGCCCGTGCGATCGACATCGGCGAACGCCTGGAGGTGCTCAGGGACCATCCGACCTCCCCGGGCTGCACGTCGCCGTTCGCGCCGACCTGGATCGCCGAGATGGTGCGGCGGCGGCAAGCGACGTAG